DNA from Rhizobacter sp. J219:
GGCCCATCATTGCGCAGGCCGCGGTGGCGGTGCTCCCCGGCGACACCGAAGAGACGCTTGCGGCGCGTGTGCTGTCGCGCGAACACCTGCTGTACCCCAGGGCCGTGCGCTGGCTGGTGGAAGGGCTGCTGCGTGTCGACGCCGGCGTCGTGACGCAGATCAAGGGCGAGCCGCAGCTGCTCTAGGCGATTCGCGTGAAGCGCGGGTGGCGCACGCCGTCGATCTCGACGTCCTCGAAGAACATCGTGTGCGGCCGTACCCACAGGCCGCTCGTGTTGTAGAGCGGGCGGTAGACGACCAGCGGCTCCAGCGTCTCACTGTGGCGCGCGACGCCGATCACCTCGTACTCGTGGCCCTTGTAATGGCGGTAACGGCCGAGGGGCGTGTCGGGCAGGGGCTGAAGGTCGTCGGTGCTCATGGCACGCCAAGGATAATCGCGCGATGCATCCCAACGCCTTGCTCGAACTCGCCACCGATCTGCTGCACAAGGTCCTG
Protein-coding regions in this window:
- a CDS encoding DUF1653 domain-containing protein — translated: MSTDDLQPLPDTPLGRYRHYKGHEYEVIGVARHSETLEPLVVYRPLYNTSGLWVRPHTMFFEDVEIDGVRHPRFTRIA